From the genome of Salvelinus fontinalis isolate EN_2023a chromosome 20, ASM2944872v1, whole genome shotgun sequence, one region includes:
- the LOC129817433 gene encoding proton-coupled zinc antiporter SLC30A2-like, which produces MDTTVNSGRNSEKSHLVHEMNAKMYSRKSSFSDSKEDYPNFPFENGDVAGAIELKQPVGAHCHDNKAVSEENHDTLLAKKKLYIASIVCLIFMIGEIIGGYLAHSLAIMTDAAHLLTDFGSMMVSLFSLWISSRPPTKTMTFGWHRSEILGALVSVMSIWIVTGVLVYLAIERIVKNDFEINSQAMLITSGCAVLVNIVMAYILHHSTTFHAQSSGYQQIDENRQSPLGHSHSHVGHGHSHALLGHGHGNTSVRAAFIHVLGDLLQSVGVLMAAIVIFYRPEYKVADPICTFLFSVFVLGTTITILRDVFRILMEGAPKGIEFNSVKEVLLSLKMVKAMHNLRLWALTAGQTLVSVHVAIEENADPQSVLKEATEILQTKFGFYRTTIQVEPYSDDMAYCTHCQDPLD; this is translated from the exons ATGGATACCACTGTGAATTCAGGAAGAAATTCCGAGAAATCTCACCTCGTGCACGAGATGAATGCCAAAATGTATTCACGGAAAAG TTCCTTTTCAGACTCCAAAGAAGACTATCCCAACTTCCCATTTGAGAACGGAGATGTGGCTGGTGCCATTGAGCTGAAGCAACCTGTTGGAGCCCATTGCCACGATAACAAAGCAGTGAGTGAGGAGAACCATGACACGCTGCTGGCTAAGAAGAAGCTGTACATCGCCTCCATTGTGTGCCTCATCTTCATGATCGGAGAGATCATAG GTGGCTACCTGGCCCACAGTTTGGCTATCATGACAGATGCAGCTCACCTCCTGACTGACTTTGGCAGCATGATGGTCAGCCTGTTCTCCCTGTGGATCTCCTCTAGACCACCCACCAAAACCATGACCTTTGGATGGCACCGCTCAG AGATCCTAGGAGCGCTGGTGTCAGTGATGTCAATCTGGATAGTGACTGGGGTGCTGGTTTACCTGGCCATTGAGAGGATAGTCAAGAACGACTTTGAGATCAACAGTCAAGCGATGCTCATCACCTCCGGTTGTGCCGTCTTAGTAAACATTGT CATGGCGTACatcctccaccactccaccaccttCCATGCCCAGAGCTCAGGCTACCAGCAAATAGACGAGAACAGGCAGAGCCCTTTGGGTCACAGCCACTCCCATGTTGGTCACGGCCACTCCCACGCCCTGCTGGGTCATGGCCATGGCAACACCAGTGTGAGAGCAGCCTTCATTCACGTGTTGGGAGATCTCTTACAGAGTGTTGGGGTCCTAATGGCTGCCATCGTCATCTTCTACAGG CCTGAGTACAAAGTAGCAGATCCCATTTGTACCTTCCTCTTCTCTGTGTTTGTCCTTGGGACCACCATCACCATACTCAGGGATGTTTTCAGGATACTCATGGAAG GGGCTCCTAAGGGAATAGAGTTCAACTCAGTGAAGGAGGTGTTACTGTCTCTGAAGATGGTGAAGGCTATGCACAACCTGCGCCTGTGGGCCTTGACCGCGGGACAGACCCTGGTCTCCGTCCATGTGGCCATCG AGGAGAATGCCGATCCCCAGAGTGTCCTTAAGGAGGCTACAGAGATCCTCCAAACCAAGTTTGGTTTCTACAGAACCACCATCCAGGTGGAGCCCTACTCTGATGACATGGCCTACTGCACACACTGCCAGGATCCCTTGGACtaa